In Nostocoides sp. HKS02, the DNA window TCGGCAGGATGGTGGCGAGGGTGCCGATGGGGTCTGCGCCGATGCCCTTGAGCACCTTGGGGTCGGAGCCGGCCAGGGCCAGGCCGTAGACCACCAGCAGGACGGGTGCGACGGCACCGCCGAAGGTGTTCCAGGCGACGATCGAGGCGCCCGAGGCGTCCCGGCGCTGGTAGCGCGACCAGTCGGCGGCGATGTTGATCCAGCCCAGGCCGAACCCGGTCATCACCAGGACGAGCGCACCGATGACGGACTGGGTCGAGCCGGCCGGGATGGCGCTCACGGCGGACCAGTGGAGGTGCCCCAGGGTCAGCGCGATGTAGACCACGGTCGCAGCCCCGGTGATCCAGGTCAGCCACGACTGCAGCCGCATGATGATGTGGTAGCCGGCGACCGACGCCGTGACGATCAGGGCCGCTGTGACCAGGCACGCCACGATCTTGGTGCCGGTGCCGCCACCCCAGCCGAGCTGGGTGAAGATCGTGGCGGTGGCCAGCGTCGCCAGGATCGCGAGGAAGGTCTCCCAGCCGATCGAGGTCAGCCACGAGATCACCCCGGGCACCTTCTGGCCGCGCACGCCGAACGCCGCCCGCGAGAGCACCATCGTGGGCGCGGACCCCCGCTTGCCGGCGAGGGCGATGACCCCGCAGAGCAGGAACGACACCACGACGCCGATGACGGTGACGCCCACTGCCTGCCAGAACGAGATGCCGAAGCCGAGGATGAACCCGGCGTAGCTGATCCCGAACACCGAGACGTTGGCCGCGAACCACGGCCAGAACAGGTCGCGCGGCCGGGCGGTGCGTTCGGCCTCGTCGATGATCTCGATGCCGGTCGTCTCGATGCCCAGGCGTCGCGTCTGGTCGCGCGTCTGCGTGCCGGTGTCGCTGCTCATGGGCGCGAGCGTAGACCGCCGCGCCCCCGGGAGGGCGCGGCGGCATACCGACACGGTCGTGTGCCGTGCGGGTATCGCGTGTTCGACACGGGCCGGAGCCCGCGCATGAGGTGAGGATCAGGGCGTCAGGTCATCGCTGACCAGAGGCCCATTTTCCGTATTCGTCGTACTCGTCCTCGCTGGCGGAGTCGTCGGAGACGCGCTCCGGCTCCGCATACGAAGACCCGTGCAGTTCTCGCTCAAGCGCCGTCAGGTCGGTGTTCGGGGAGAAGTACTTCAGCTCCCGAGCGACCTTGGTCTGCTTGGCTTTGGCCCGGCCGCGCCCCATGGCGTGACCCCCTCATGCGTCTGCCGGGACGGCATCGCCTTGTCGAGTCGCCAAGTCGGCGCCTCGGCTCCACGGAGCGGTCCCGGGAAATGTGTATGTGTCGTGGGTCCTACGCTACAGGAGCGGCGCAAATTCTGTGACGAGACCCGCGTCTCAACGAGCGGGCAGCCAGATCCCGCCAGCCTGCTTGGCGGCCATCCGCTCCTCGGCGATGTGGTCCGCCGCGGCGGCAGGGCTGATTCCGAGGCGGTCGGCCGTCTGCAGGACCTCGAGGGTGTGGTCGAAGATCGCTGTCGCGCCCTTCTTGGCGCGCTCGAAGTCGAACCCGTGCAGCTCGTCGCTGACCTGGATCACGCCGCCGGCGTTGACCAGGAAGTCGGGCGCGTAGGTGATGCCGCGCTCCCGCAGCCGGTCGGCCGTGCCCCCCTCGCCCTCGGTCACCAGCTGGTTGTTCGCGCCGCCACAGACCACCGTGGCGCGCAGGCTCTCGACGGTGACCTCGTCGAGGGCACCCCCGAGGGCACAGGGGGCGTAGACGTCGAGGTCGGCGGCGACGAGCGCAAAGGTGTCGGCGACGACCTCGACCTCGGGGTGCTTGGCCACGAGGTCGGCGAGGGCCTGCTCGTTCACGTCGGTGACGACCACGGTCGCGCCGTCCTCGAGGAGGTGGCCGGCGAGGATCCGGCCGACCTTGCCGACGCCCGAGATGCCGACCGTGCGGCCCTTGAGCGTGGGAGCGCCCCAGAGGTGCTGGGCGCAGGCGCGCTGCCCCTGGAAGACGCCGTATGCCGTGAGCACCGAGGAGTCGCCGGCGCCGCCGTTGGCCTCCGAGCGGCCGGTCGCAAAGCGCGTCGTCTCGCTCACGACGTCCATGTCGGCGACGTAGGTGCCCACGTCGCAGGCCGTGACGTACCGGCCGCCGAGGCTCTCGACGAAGCGGCCGTACGCGCGCAGCAGCTCGGGCGTCTTGTCCGTCGTCGGGTCGCCGATGATGACGGCCTTGCCACCACCGAGGTCCAGCCCAGCCACCGCGTTCTTGTAGGCCATGCCCTTGGACAGCCGCAGGACGTCGCTGAGCGCGGCGTCCTCGCTGGCGTAGGGGTAGAACCGCGTGCCGCCCAGCGCGGGCCCGAGAGCCGTGCTGTAGATGCCGATGATGGCCCGCAGGCCAGTGGTGCGGTCGTGGCAGAACACGACCTGCTCGTGGCGGGACGTGTCGGTGGACAGCGGGGCCGTGGGCTGGGTGGGCGACGTGGACGCGGTCACGGTGGTGACTCCTTGGGCTCGGTGGCGCGGGGTGGCGCGGGTCGGTGCTGGGTCGGGCCAGCTGGGGTGACGCGGGTCGCGCGTCACATCCAAGGGTATTCCGGCTCACATGGTGGACGGGTGACTAGTACCGACGAGCCATCCCGGACCACCCGTAAGGAATGTTCCCATTGGGGTCGCCTTGTCCGATTATTGAGGCACATCCCCTGCACGAGGAGAGATCATGGTTACTCGCACCACCGAGGTCGAGAAGTTGCTCACGCCCGCCGAGGTGGCCTCGCTGTTCCGCGTGGACCCCAAGACGGTGACCCGTTGGGCCAAGGCAGGGAAGCTCAACTCCATCCGCACGCTTGGCGGCCATCGCCGGTATCGCGAAGCCGAAGTCCGCGCATTGCTCGCTGACGTCATCTGACGCCGGAGTCCATCGGGGTCAGTCCAGCCGGGGCGTCGCCGGATGCAGGGACCGGCGCGCCGCTCGGGTGCAGGGAGTCTGGACGACGTGCGGTGCCGGTAGCGTGCGCCCATGGCCGAGGCATCGCACACCGGTCCGCTGGCGGGCCTCGCCGTCGTCGAGGTCGGAGGGATCGGGCCCGGGCCGTTCGCCGCCATGATGCTCGCCGATCTCGGCGCATCGGTCGTCCGCGTCGACCGCCCCGGCGAGGACCTGAGGGCGACCCACCAGGTCTTGCTGCGTGGCCGGCGTTCGGTCGTGCTCGACCTGAAGTCGGACCTCGGCCGCGAGACCGTGCTGGCGCTCGCCGAGCGCTCTGACGTGCTGGTCGAGGGCTTTCGCCCCGGGGTGGCCGAGCGCCTCGGCTTCGGACCCGACGAGGTCCTCGCCCGCAACCCGCGCCTGGTCTACGGGCGGATGACCGGCTGGGGACAGGACGGCCCGTATGCCGCCCTCGCCGGCCACGACATCACCTACCTCGCGGTGAGCGGAGCGTTGGAGACGTTTGCGGGCCCGGACGGTCGGCCGGTGCCCCCCTTGAACCTGCTGGGGGACTTCGGCGGCGGTGGCATGCTGCTCGCGCTCGGCATCGTCTCAGCGGTCGTGCACGCGCGGGCGAGCGGCGTGGGCCAGGTCGTCGACGCCGCGATCGTGGACGGGGTGGCCTCGATGACGGCGATGCACCAGGCCATGCTCTCGTCGGGGATGTGGTCGAGGCCGCGTGGCGCCAACCTCTTCGACGGCGGAGCTCCCTTCTACCGC includes these proteins:
- a CDS encoding cytosine permease — its product is MSSDTGTQTRDQTRRLGIETTGIEIIDEAERTARPRDLFWPWFAANVSVFGISYAGFILGFGISFWQAVGVTVIGVVVSFLLCGVIALAGKRGSAPTMVLSRAAFGVRGQKVPGVISWLTSIGWETFLAILATLATATIFTQLGWGGGTGTKIVACLVTAALIVTASVAGYHIIMRLQSWLTWITGAATVVYIALTLGHLHWSAVSAIPAGSTQSVIGALVLVMTGFGLGWINIAADWSRYQRRDASGASIVAWNTFGGAVAPVLLVVYGLALAGSDPKVLKGIGADPIGTLATILPIWFLLPFLLTAILALVSGAVLGIYSSGLTLLSLGVRIARPRAALIDGVLLTLGTIYVVFFAQSFINPFQSFLITLGVPLASWAGIMIADIALRRRDYDEDALFDPRGRYGAWDWTSIGVMAACTVLGWGLVVNNFADDATWNNWQGFLLHPLGLATYVTAADGSHSWDGAWAYANLGVLLALALSFLATLLLRRGTVRRQEAR
- a CDS encoding Glu/Leu/Phe/Val dehydrogenase dimerization domain-containing protein, encoding MTASTSPTQPTAPLSTDTSRHEQVVFCHDRTTGLRAIIGIYSTALGPALGGTRFYPYASEDAALSDVLRLSKGMAYKNAVAGLDLGGGKAVIIGDPTTDKTPELLRAYGRFVESLGGRYVTACDVGTYVADMDVVSETTRFATGRSEANGGAGDSSVLTAYGVFQGQRACAQHLWGAPTLKGRTVGISGVGKVGRILAGHLLEDGATVVVTDVNEQALADLVAKHPEVEVVADTFALVAADLDVYAPCALGGALDEVTVESLRATVVCGGANNQLVTEGEGGTADRLRERGITYAPDFLVNAGGVIQVSDELHGFDFERAKKGATAIFDHTLEVLQTADRLGISPAAAADHIAEERMAAKQAGGIWLPAR
- a CDS encoding DUF3073 domain-containing protein, encoding MGRGRAKAKQTKVARELKYFSPNTDLTALERELHGSSYAEPERVSDDSASEDEYDEYGKWASGQR
- a CDS encoding BldC family transcriptional regulator; the encoded protein is MVTRTTEVEKLLTPAEVASLFRVDPKTVTRWAKAGKLNSIRTLGGHRRYREAEVRALLADVI
- a CDS encoding CaiB/BaiF CoA-transferase family protein — its product is MAEASHTGPLAGLAVVEVGGIGPGPFAAMMLADLGASVVRVDRPGEDLRATHQVLLRGRRSVVLDLKSDLGRETVLALAERSDVLVEGFRPGVAERLGFGPDEVLARNPRLVYGRMTGWGQDGPYAALAGHDITYLAVSGALETFAGPDGRPVPPLNLLGDFGGGGMLLALGIVSAVVHARASGVGQVVDAAIVDGVASMTAMHQAMLSSGMWSRPRGANLFDGGAPFYRCYRTSDDRWMAVGAIEPVFYERLLAGLGLDVGALAAEQMDSGSWPRVSRLFEDVFATRSRQDWVDWFADRDACVAPVLTAAEAVSDPHLTARATYALPPVVDGPTAVRPVHPAPAPRFSRTPGRWPAEEFTLGRHTDEVLRELGLDG